ATGCGAGAAGGACTGGATTTCATCCATGTCGATCTTCCCGTCACCGTTCTGGTCGATTGCAGAGAAGATTCGGCCGACAGCCTCCTGGACCTCGTTCTCGGACAGCGATCCGTCACCATCCGTGTCCAGAAGCGCGAGTACAAGTCGCATCCCGGTGCCGCGCATCATGCGAGGACCATGATTTCCGACCATTCCATGCTCACCGACTGGGCCGCCATTGCGGTGCCACCGCCAACCGTCTCCATGACGGGAAGCTTCCTGTTGCCGATTGTTACCTTCGTTAGAGCTCCGATCCTGTTGCATCCTCTCCTGGACGGCTTGCTCAATCATCTGGCGAATCATTTCATGCGTCGGCCCACCCGCCTGTCCGTTCACATCCGGCAGTTGCCCGGCACCGGGCTGTTGGGTGGTCGCCGGGGTTGGTGCAGGTGTTCCGTTCGTCTGGGCGAGCGCAGGGAAGGTCGCTAACATAAAAGCGGCGGCCGCGGTGGTCGTGCAGCGTGGAAATCTCATGACATGCTCCATTGGTTGGTCGTGGTCTGCCTCAAGCTGATTGGCTGGCCCCAACTTGGAGTTCATTCCGATTGTTCCTCCCTGGAGATCGGGTCACGATGAAGTTACACGAACCATGGGGGTATAGGCTTCAACATACTGTGCCGACAGCAGCCGCACATCATGGCCAGGAAGCGGGCCTCTATTCCTACATGATCGGTTGAAGTCCGCTGGCGCCGACCCCGCAGGCGAACAAAAGCTCGGAGCGAAGCCGCCGGCCAAATCAGCGGAGGTGATGGGGATCATTTTAATGAATCGTTGACCGCGCTGTCCTATTTTGGAACAGCGCGGTCAAACCCCAACCTGACTGCGTAGGCGGCTCCGGCAACCAGCCCGCCAGCTATGCCGGAGCCGCCGCTACCACACTTGCATAATACCAGCAATGGTTGAATCAACTGTTACTAAGTGTCCTTTCTAGTTCGCTTTCCCGGTCGTTAGACCTTGATAAAACCGGGGATTTCAGATCCCGTGCCCGCCCTCGATAAAGCCGGGAAAATCGATCTCGGCATCATCCCGCTCCCGGTCGGTGCATACCTCCCGCTCGTGGTCGCCACGCGCGCCGTCCGCCCAATGGGTTTGATTGTGGTAGCGGTTCGGAGCGCCTAGCGTCGGCTCCTCGGTGCCGTCGTCCCCCAGGTCGCAGTGATCGGCCTCACGATCGTCGTTGTCGCCAGACCAGCCCGCCATGTATGGCTCATGGTCTGCGCCGTCTTCCAGATCGCAATCGGCTTCCATGAGGTGGAGCGGCGCGGTGATGAGGCTCATGGCGCGGTCTAGGAGGTCGTTAAGGCGCTTCTGGACTTCGCTGCGCCCATGTGCGGGGATCTACCCCAGCGGGCATTCCATAGGGCTTTAGAAGGCTGACAGGCGCGTTCATATGGTCGCCCCCGACAACTTCGCTTTGAATTGCGCGAAGACTTCATTGTTATCCTTCAGGCCGCGAATGTATGCCAGGATTTCAGCACGGGGAGCGCCGCCCTCGTTCATCCATACTATATGGTCAATCCATCTGCGCAGCTGCGCACGATAGGCGGCGGCCAGTTCTGGCGGCAGCGTGTCCAATAGGGCTTCGATGCGGCGTATTTTGGCCTCGGTGCTTTCTCTGGTGGGCGCGACCAGGGTCAGCGGCGCCGGCAGGGCCAAGGCCGTTGTAGCTGCTCCCATGGCTGCAACAGAGGTGAGACCGACAAGGAGCCGGCGGCGAGAAAATCGCCCGGTGATGATGTGCATTCCCTCGACAGCGGGCATAGTTTCGCCGGCCGCCGGAACATGGGTGTTCGGCATGGTGATCTCCAGGTTGATGTTTTCGTATTACAGTGATACGAATAGATCACATTGGTACAAACGTCAACACTTTTAGATAAAGTTGATCCGAATGGATAAGCCGACAGGCCGACAAATCGCCGCTGCACGAACGCTCGTCGGCATGACACAACCGGAATTGGCAGAGCTGTCAAAGATTTCTGTGCCGACCGTCAAGCGCATGGAGGGCAGCGACGGCCAGGCTGTCGGTATGGCGAATAATGTCGAAGCAGTGTGCCGCGCCCTTGAGGCGGCTGGCGTCGAGTTCATCCCAGAGAACGGCGGCGGGGCTGGCGTGCGGCTCCGCAAGGCCTGAAGGCAGCTTGCGTGCAATCCTAGATTGCGCGATGCTTGCTGGGGAAAAGGGAGGGGTGTATCTTGAGTAGATTCCCACTCGTTGTTGCGCTTGGTCTTTGTGCGAGCGTGACGGCCCATTCAGTCTCGGCAATGACCACAGATGAAGCATGTGCGCAGGTCGCTGGAGCCGCACACTGCTCGGCAGAACGGCACCCCGATGCAATCAGTTCTTGAAGTCGCCACGATCCCAAATTTGCATCAGGCAAGGCAGGCTTCCGGGCTATTATTATGATGGCTTACGACCAGCCTCGTTTCAACACTGACGAAAACAAACAACGGGCAATAGATGATTTCCGCGACCATGTTCAACCCGAAGGAAAACCGGCGGGCAGGGCAGGGATATCAAGACGGTGCAGGCGCGCATGGGGCATTCCCAGCATCGTCATGACCGCCGACACCTACGGACACCTGTTCCCCGGCACCAATGACCAGGAAGAACTGGCAGCGGCGGAAAAGTCCCTGCTTGGCACTTGACGCGACACAAACGCGACATGGCGGCTTGTTCGGCGTGTCTAGATTTGGCTAAGTGCTTGATTTTGTTTGGCTGGGGAACCTGGATTCGAACCAGGACTAACGGAGTCAGAGTCCGTGGGTCTACCGTTAACCTATTCCCCAGCAGGTGCGGTCATGAACCGCGCGGCCGAGCGGCTGAGCCGCTTGAGCGCTGCCTTGTAGCCGCCAGCGGAAAATAGTCAAGCCTGCTCTGCGGTACAAATCGGGCAATCGCACAAGTTTGCGCTGCCCTTCATCAGCCTGCCGGCAGCTTCTGCCCGTGAACAGGAGAAGCCCGCTGGCCGCGCCTCAGCTCTCTGTCCGGCTGAATTGCGAGCGTTCGAAGAACAGCACGATGCCTAGCCCGAGAATCAGCGGGATGATGAGATAAAACAACCGGAACACCAGCAGTGCGGCCAGCACGCCCACCGGGTCCATGTCGGAAAGCCCGGCGAGAAATACCACTTCGAACACGCCGAGCCCGCCCGGCGCGTGCGAGAGTTGGGCGACCGAAAAGGAGACGAGGAAGACGCCGAGCACGACGAAATAGCCGGGATTATGGGCTTCGGGCAGGGCAAAGAAGATGATTGCGGCGGCGGCGAGCAATTCGATCGGGCCGATCAGCAACTGCCTGGCGACGATCGGGAGCGCCGGATAGTGCAGTTGGAAGCTGGCGATCTTCAGCGGGCGCAGATGCAGCCAGCTGCCGAATATGTAGGCGGCGACGATCAGCAGCATCGCAATGCCGGCCGCTTCCGACAGGCCATGATGGGCAATGCCGGAAAACCGGTCGAGGATCTGCGGCTCGAACACCAGCACCAGGCCGGCCGTCAGGATGGTCGACAGCACGAAGGTGATCCAGCAGATTGCCACAAGCACGCCGACATCCTGTCCGGTCAGCCCTCTGGTGCCATAGGCGCGGTAGCGGATGACGGCGCCGGAGAACACCGAACCGCCGATATTGTGCGAAAGCGCGTAGGTGGTGAAGGAGCAGAGCGTCACGAACAGCCACGACACTTTCTTGCCGATATGCAGGAGCGCGATGTGGTCGTAGCCGGCGAGCGCGGCATAGGCGATGACGGAACTGAGCGCCGCCAGGACCCATCCACGGGTTGGAATGGCGGCAAGCCCGTCCCAGACATCGTCGATCGAGATGCCGCGCAGCTCGTGCCAGAGCAACAGCAGCGAGAAGATCACCGCGGCACTGCCGACGACCGGCCAGAAATAGCGTCTCCAGTTCATTGCCTGACTGCCATGCGTTGCGTGTCCGCTTCCTTTTCTCTTGAAGATGGGAGGCCGGTTGCCCGGCTTCCTCCGTTCATTTCAGAAATGCCTCATTGAAGCCGGCTATTCAACCGCGAACGCTTACCGGTGCTACCCACCTGCAAGATCCGCCTGCACCGAAGGCGGTGCTAGCGTGCCAGCAAGCGGTGAGGCATCGGATCTTCGGAGGGATCGTCTCCGACAGTCTCGCACTATCAATCCAGCCTTGCGACTACATTACGCGCGAAGGCGGCTTGGGAGCCCAGCCGGCAAAATTCGGCGCATGGCTCTTGGTGATCGGGCGCACCGCTGTTAGTCTGGCGGCAACTTGAAACATGCCAAAGCGCCTGCTGCGTCCGTCATCGGTTCGCGCGGCGCCGGAAGGAACGACAGTGGAAGACCGCGACACCGGCGCAGGCGCGCCGGAGGTGGGCGCGTCAAGCGCTTCCCCAGGGCCATCTGGCTCGGGGACAGCCGGTTGGCAGCAACGCCGCCCGACGGAGCTCGGCTCCGCCGACGAGCCGGCGGGCGACGCGACCCGCAACCAGAAGGGCAAGCCCAAGAAGCGGCGCAAGCGAAGGCGAGGGCGCAAGGTTTTTGCGCGCGACGAAGCGCGCCCCCAAGACAATCGATCGCTGATGCCAGGCAAAGCCGCTGTCTCGGCCATGGAACCGAAGCAGGCGGCTCCGGTGATCTCGCCCGTCGCTTCAACGCCGCGCCCGGAGCAGGGCGTCCGCCGGCCGCCGGTGCACGAGCTTCCCGTCTTCGCGGCCCTCGACCTCGGCACCAACAATTGCCGGCTGCTGGTCGCCGTTCCCTCACGGCATGGCCAGTTTCGCGTCATCGATGCCTTCTCGCGCATCGTCAGGCTGGGCGAAGGGCTCACTGCCAATGGCCGGCTCAGCCAGCCGGCGATGGACCGCGCCGTCGAGGCGCTGAAGATCTGCGGCGACAAATTGCGCAGCCGCAAGATCAGGAAGGCAAGGCTGATCGCCACGGAAGCCTGCCGCTCGGCGGCAAACGGCGTCGAGTTCCTGGAACGCGTCGAGCGCGAGGCCGGCGTGAAGCTCGAGATCATCGACCGCCAGACCGAGGCGCGGCTGGCGGTGTCCGGCTGCGGCTCGCTGGTCGAGCGCGACACGCAGGGCGTCGTCCTGTTCGATATTGGCGGCGGCTCTTCCGAAATCGCACTGATCGATCTCACCGGTCGCCGGTCGCCGCGCCTCGCCAACCATATCGTCTCTTGGACGTCGCTGCCGGTCGGCGTCGTCTCGCTGGCCGAACGTTTCGGCGGCCGCACGGTGACACGCGAGATTTTCACGGCCATGGTCGATGACGTTGCCGGCCGGTTGGCCGCCTTCGATGGCCGCGACCGGCTAAGCCACCTCAAGGCCAACCCGAACTTCCATCTGCTGGGCACCTCCGGCACCGTGACGACGCTGGCCGGCGTCCACCTCGATCTCGAACGCTATGATCGCCGC
The genomic region above belongs to Mesorhizobium sp. B4-1-4 and contains:
- a CDS encoding Ppx/GppA phosphatase family protein, with protein sequence MPKRLLRPSSVRAAPEGTTVEDRDTGAGAPEVGASSASPGPSGSGTAGWQQRRPTELGSADEPAGDATRNQKGKPKKRRKRRRGRKVFARDEARPQDNRSLMPGKAAVSAMEPKQAAPVISPVASTPRPEQGVRRPPVHELPVFAALDLGTNNCRLLVAVPSRHGQFRVIDAFSRIVRLGEGLTANGRLSQPAMDRAVEALKICGDKLRSRKIRKARLIATEACRSAANGVEFLERVEREAGVKLEIIDRQTEARLAVSGCGSLVERDTQGVVLFDIGGGSSEIALIDLTGRRSPRLANHIVSWTSLPVGVVSLAERFGGRTVTREIFTAMVDDVAGRLAAFDGRDRLSHLKANPNFHLLGTSGTVTTLAGVHLDLERYDRRRVDGLWMDRDSVDRMVERLVGWDFQQRVANPCIGADRADLVLAGCAILEAIRAVWPSERLRVADRGLREGILSELMADDGVWRNDGRGRA
- a CDS encoding helix-turn-helix domain-containing protein translates to MDKPTGRQIAAARTLVGMTQPELAELSKISVPTVKRMEGSDGQAVGMANNVEAVCRALEAAGVEFIPENGGGAGVRLRKA
- a CDS encoding EF-hand domain-containing protein, with amino-acid sequence MNSKLGPANQLEADHDQPMEHVMRFPRCTTTAAAAFMLATFPALAQTNGTPAPTPATTQQPGAGQLPDVNGQAGGPTHEMIRQMIEQAVQERMQQDRSSNEGNNRQQEASRHGDGWRWHRNGGPVGEHGMVGNHGPRMMRGTGMRLVLALLDTDGDGSLSENEVQEAVGRIFSAIDQNGDGKIDMDEIQSFSHGSGGREEMP
- a CDS encoding lysylphosphatidylglycerol synthase domain-containing protein; the protein is MNWRRYFWPVVGSAAVIFSLLLLWHELRGISIDDVWDGLAAIPTRGWVLAALSSVIAYAALAGYDHIALLHIGKKVSWLFVTLCSFTTYALSHNIGGSVFSGAVIRYRAYGTRGLTGQDVGVLVAICWITFVLSTILTAGLVLVFEPQILDRFSGIAHHGLSEAAGIAMLLIVAAYIFGSWLHLRPLKIASFQLHYPALPIVARQLLIGPIELLAAAAIIFFALPEAHNPGYFVVLGVFLVSFSVAQLSHAPGGLGVFEVVFLAGLSDMDPVGVLAALLVFRLFYLIIPLILGLGIVLFFERSQFSRTES